The following are encoded in a window of Risungbinella massiliensis genomic DNA:
- a CDS encoding sporulation protein, with product MLDRLKASLQLDGMVVDTVLQVGDAIQGGSLAGEVQLTGGAADQTINRLELTLVSINSDSAFYQATLSLSEDPIEIKAREHKNLPFTMEIPSWFPSTYYGSFRGSLFTHVDIEFSFDSSDIDKVVVEPHPALAYLVDQMEKEVKLKRRVVEHEGRYQSFQYDQPEELEMKLASISIQYHGEGKLILEFKRPKVDEFALEESKFDYVIGTQEWKEKTGAIARFVKEKIDS from the coding sequence ATGTTGGACCGATTAAAAGCTAGTTTGCAATTAGATGGTATGGTAGTCGATACCGTACTCCAAGTAGGAGACGCGATACAAGGAGGTAGTTTGGCAGGGGAAGTACAACTAACCGGCGGAGCAGCTGATCAAACTATCAATCGTTTGGAGCTTACACTTGTTTCCATTAACTCTGACTCAGCATTTTACCAAGCAACTTTATCACTTTCCGAGGATCCCATCGAAATCAAAGCAAGAGAGCATAAGAATCTACCTTTTACTATGGAGATTCCTAGTTGGTTTCCAAGTACTTATTATGGTAGTTTCCGAGGATCGCTCTTTACACATGTGGACATCGAGTTCTCTTTTGATAGCTCCGACATCGATAAAGTAGTGGTAGAACCTCATCCAGCACTAGCGTATTTAGTAGATCAGATGGAAAAGGAGGTAAAACTCAAAAGAAGAGTAGTAGAGCATGAAGGGAGATATCAATCTTTTCAATATGACCAACCAGAAGAGTTGGAGATGAAGTTAGCATCGATTTCGATCCAGTATCATGGAGAGGGGAAATTGATATTGGAGTTTAAACGACCAAAAGTGGACGAATTTGCACTAGAAGAATCCAAGTTTGATTATGTGATCGGTACACAGGAATGGAAAGAGAAGACAGGAGCTATTGCACGATTTGTAAAAGAGAAAATAGATTCCTAA
- the pruA gene encoding L-glutamate gamma-semialdehyde dehydrogenase, whose translation MVVDFKNEAFTDFSVEENRLAFQEALEKVKSQFGQHYPVIIGGEKIETVQKRESLNPSHLSEIVGIVSEANEDLTEKAIQVAYKTFDTWKKVDPAARARLLFRTAHLMRRRKHEFSAWMVAEAGKSWVEADADTAEAIDFLEFYGREMIRLNDRQPLTRIPGEDNELTYIPLGVGAVIPPWNFPLAITVGMTMAAVVAGNTVVLKPASPTNVIAAKFMELLEEAGVPDGVVNFVPGEGAAVGEYMVKHPLTRFISFTGSRAVGLRINEQAAKTAPGQKWIKRVVAEMGGKDAIVVDAEADIELAVDSIVKSAFGFAGQKCSACSRAIIHQDVYDEVLEKVVARTKELKVGSTYDPSIALGPVVDEKAYNKILEYIEVGKSEGRLLAGGAKAEGNGYYIQPTVFADVEPHARISQEEIFGPVVAFHKADSFEHALEIANNTEYGLTGAVITKNRQHLETAREEFHVGNLYFNRKCTGALVGTHPFGGFNMSGTDSKAGGRDYLLLFTQPKMVSEAF comes from the coding sequence ATGGTTGTAGATTTTAAAAATGAAGCATTCACCGACTTCTCCGTAGAAGAAAATCGTCTTGCTTTTCAAGAAGCATTGGAAAAAGTGAAATCGCAGTTTGGTCAACATTATCCTGTTATCATCGGTGGAGAAAAAATCGAAACCGTTCAGAAAAGAGAGTCACTGAACCCATCCCATCTAAGCGAAATCGTAGGGATTGTCTCAGAAGCAAATGAAGATCTAACCGAAAAAGCAATCCAAGTGGCATATAAAACGTTCGATACATGGAAAAAAGTAGATCCAGCAGCACGTGCTCGCCTTTTGTTCCGCACAGCACATCTCATGCGTCGTCGTAAACACGAATTTTCAGCATGGATGGTAGCAGAAGCTGGGAAAAGCTGGGTGGAAGCGGATGCTGATACAGCGGAAGCGATTGATTTTCTAGAATTTTATGGTCGCGAAATGATCCGACTGAACGATCGTCAGCCATTGACTCGTATTCCAGGCGAAGATAACGAACTGACCTACATCCCACTTGGCGTAGGAGCCGTGATTCCGCCTTGGAATTTCCCTCTTGCCATCACTGTTGGTATGACTATGGCAGCAGTGGTAGCTGGCAATACAGTTGTCCTCAAGCCAGCTTCGCCGACAAATGTAATTGCAGCCAAATTTATGGAGCTGCTAGAAGAAGCAGGAGTTCCAGATGGCGTGGTTAACTTTGTTCCAGGAGAAGGTGCAGCAGTCGGGGAATATATGGTGAAACACCCATTGACTAGGTTTATCTCCTTTACTGGGTCTCGTGCAGTAGGTTTGCGGATCAATGAACAGGCTGCCAAGACAGCACCAGGACAGAAGTGGATTAAGCGAGTAGTAGCAGAAATGGGCGGAAAAGATGCGATCGTGGTCGATGCTGAGGCGGACATCGAACTAGCAGTCGATTCCATTGTGAAGTCGGCATTTGGCTTTGCTGGTCAGAAATGTTCTGCTTGTTCCCGGGCGATTATTCATCAAGATGTGTATGATGAAGTGCTAGAAAAAGTGGTTGCCAGAACGAAGGAACTAAAAGTAGGTTCCACCTATGATCCAAGTATTGCGCTTGGTCCTGTTGTGGATGAAAAGGCGTATAACAAGATTCTAGAATACATCGAGGTCGGCAAATCAGAAGGTCGCCTTCTCGCTGGTGGAGCAAAAGCCGAAGGAAATGGGTACTACATTCAACCGACCGTTTTTGCGGATGTAGAACCACATGCCCGCATCTCCCAAGAAGAGATCTTTGGTCCAGTGGTAGCCTTCCACAAAGCAGACAGTTTTGAGCATGCTTTGGAGATTGCTAATAATACCGAGTATGGGCTGACTGGTGCAGTAATCACCAAAAATCGCCAACACCTAGAGACAGCACGGGAGGAGTTCCATGTGGGCAACCTCTATTTCAACCGTAAGTGCACAGGTGCGTTAGTCGGAACCCATCCATTTGGTGGATTTAATATGTCTGGTACAGACTCTAAAGCAGGCGGTCGTGATTACCTACTATTATTTACGCAACCAAAGATGGTTTCGGAAGCGTTCTAG
- a CDS encoding proline dehydrogenase family protein, giving the protein MSISRKLVLSVSGNRLVKSFAMKYGMKLGAARFVAGESLNASLDMVHSLNRENLVVTLDHLGESVENREEATTATNAVLEIFDAIKRERLHSNVSVKLTQLGLALDPAFCLDNMDRIVAKAKETSNFVRIDMEDTPFLEQTMNIFLTLLERYGKEHVGLVIQSYLYRSIEDVEALGKKGVNLRIVKGAYKEPPEVAYPQKKDVDENYLRLVQTHLQNGCYTGIATHDEKIIEELKIWLAQEKISQDLFEFQMLYGVRNGLQRNLVKEGYRVRVYTPFGTDWYPYFTRRIAERPANALFILKNMFRD; this is encoded by the coding sequence ATGTCCATTTCGCGGAAATTGGTTTTATCTGTATCTGGTAATAGACTAGTCAAATCGTTCGCCATGAAATACGGAATGAAACTGGGCGCTGCCCGCTTTGTAGCCGGAGAATCACTCAACGCCTCCTTGGATATGGTTCACTCATTAAATCGGGAAAATCTTGTCGTCACTCTAGACCATCTAGGGGAAAGTGTCGAAAATCGAGAAGAAGCAACCACTGCTACCAACGCAGTATTGGAAATTTTTGACGCAATAAAAAGAGAGCGCTTACATTCTAATGTTTCTGTCAAGTTAACTCAACTAGGCTTAGCCCTAGATCCTGCTTTTTGCTTAGACAATATGGATCGAATTGTTGCCAAAGCAAAAGAGACAAGCAACTTCGTCCGTATCGATATGGAAGATACTCCCTTCCTTGAACAAACCATGAATATTTTTCTCACCTTGCTCGAACGGTATGGCAAAGAACATGTGGGACTCGTAATCCAATCCTACCTCTATCGCTCGATCGAAGATGTAGAAGCTCTCGGGAAAAAGGGCGTCAATCTCCGTATTGTCAAAGGTGCCTATAAGGAGCCTCCCGAAGTAGCTTATCCACAAAAAAAGGATGTAGATGAGAATTATCTACGTTTGGTTCAAACACATTTACAAAATGGCTGCTATACAGGGATCGCCACACATGATGAGAAAATAATTGAAGAGTTGAAGATCTGGCTAGCACAAGAAAAGATCTCGCAAGATTTATTTGAGTTTCAGATGCTGTACGGAGTACGAAATGGATTACAACGCAACCTAGTAAAAGAAGGGTATCGTGTACGAGTTTATACCCCATTTGGTACAGATTGGTACCCATATTTTACGAGAAGAATTGCTGAACGACCGGCAAACGCATTGTTTATCTTAAAAAATATGTTTCGTGATTAA
- a CDS encoding IS3 family transposase (programmed frameshift), producing the protein MSAKKGQKFRRYSEETKKEAVRLFLEEEMPYSEIQRKLGIRSRTQIQNWVEKYKAGESFEDYRGRWIKKHFNSLEEENAYLKAQVEYPKKAQSKSTRGGILEKGQRFVIIEELSKQYTITQLCKIAKVSRAGYYKWKKYIQRAGRSSNDANLKEHILAIHRLRPYYGYFRMRTALRREGIVVNHKKVRRLMRELGIRSVIRKKRPFMGRKPSIVFSNILARNFYAEAPRQKLATDITYVRIGDHFVYLSAVTDLFNNEIIAWELSSRNDLQLVLDTVYRLETGDGTLLHSDQGFQYTSKQYAALLKKRGFIGSHSRRGNCFDNACIESFFSHLKTEKLYLEEPKDETSARNMIAEFIEYYNKERFQKKLGDRSPVEFREAIAA; encoded by the exons ATGTCCGCTAAGAAAGGACAAAAGTTTAGAAGATATTCGGAAGAAACAAAAAAGGAGGCAGTGCGCCTCTTCTTAGAAGAGGAGATGCCTTATAGTGAAATACAAAGGAAACTCGGGATCAGAAGTCGAACTCAAATTCAAAATTGGGTCGAAAAGTATAAAGCTGGTGAGTCGTTTGAAGATTATCGAGGTCGCTGGATTAAGAAACATTTTAATAGTCTTGAGGAGGAAAACGCTTATCTAAAGGCCCAAGTAGAATATC CTAAAAAAGCTCAATCCAAATCTACACGGGGAGGGATCTTGGAAAAAGGACAACGATTTGTAATCATTGAGGAGCTTTCCAAACAATATACCATTACGCAACTTTGCAAGATTGCGAAGGTTTCACGTGCAGGATATTACAAATGGAAAAAATACATACAACGCGCCGGACGTAGCTCGAATGATGCAAACTTAAAAGAGCATATATTAGCAATTCACAGACTCCGTCCATACTACGGTTACTTTCGTATGCGAACTGCTCTACGTAGGGAAGGAATAGTGGTGAATCATAAGAAAGTACGTAGATTAATGCGTGAACTCGGTATTCGATCCGTTATCCGCAAAAAACGCCCCTTTATGGGGCGTAAGCCATCCATTGTGTTCTCTAACATACTGGCTCGTAATTTTTATGCAGAGGCTCCCAGACAAAAGCTTGCAACGGATATCACGTATGTACGAATTGGAGACCATTTTGTCTATCTATCCGCTGTAACAGATCTATTTAATAATGAAATTATTGCGTGGGAACTTTCTTCGAGAAACGATCTCCAACTAGTGTTAGACACTGTTTATCGCTTAGAAACAGGGGATGGAACTCTTCTTCACTCTGATCAAGGATTCCAGTATACGTCCAAACAATATGCGGCATTGTTAAAAAAACGTGGCTTCATTGGAAGCCACTCGCGGAGGGGAAATTGCTTTGACAATGCCTGTATAGAGTCCTTTTTCTCCCATCTAAAGACAGAAAAACTTTATTTAGAGGAACCAAAAGATGAGACTTCTGCACGCAATATGATTGCTGAGTTCATCGAATATTACAACAAGGAACGTTTCCAAAAAAAACTTGGCGACCGATCCCCAGTGGAATTCCGGGAAGCGATCGCCGCTTAG